A window of Bos taurus isolate L1 Dominette 01449 registration number 42190680 breed Hereford chromosome 19, ARS-UCD2.0, whole genome shotgun sequence contains these coding sequences:
- the RAD51C gene encoding DNA repair protein RAD51 homolog 3 isoform X1: protein MRVERITEEAGQVSQNVFEFLRAPEPEASCSQAADASPSVFRLTSQGAADAGVRARLALGARECARRWFEMQRDLVSLPLSPAVRVKLASAGFQTAEELLEVKPSELSKEVGISKEEALETLQIIRRECLTNKTSYSVTAESGRKCTALELLEQEHTQNFIITFCSALDNILGGGIPLTKTTEICGAPGVGKTQLCSSLDSMQLAIDVQIPECFGGVEGEAVFIDTEGSFMVDRVVDLATACIQHLQLIAGTHMEEEHPKALQDFTLENILSHIYYFRCRDYTELLAQVYLLSDFLSEHSKVRLVIVDGIAFPFRHDLDDLSLRTRLLNGLAQQMISLANNHRLAVILTNQMTTKFDRNQALLVPALGESWGHAATIRLIFHWDQKQSRLATLYKSPSQKESTVPFQITPQGFRDAIVATAYSLQTEGSLNSRKRSRDSEEEQESKD from the exons ATGAGAGTTGAAAGAATCACGGAAGAAGCGGGACAAGTGAGTCAAAATGTATTCGAGTTCCTTAGAGCCCCAGAGCCCGAGGCCTCGTGCAGCCAGGCCGCGGACGCCTCCCCTTCCGTCTTCCGTCTGACGTCACAGGGCGCGGCCGATGCGGGTGTCCGGGCTCGGCTAGCTCTGGGAGCGCGCGAGTGCGCGCGGAGGTGGTTTGAAATGCAGCGGGATTTAGTGAGTTTGCCGCTGTCCCCGGCCGTGCGAGTGAAGCTGGCGTCTGCAGGTTTCCAGACTGCTGAGGAACTCCTAGAGGTGAAACCCTCCGAGCTCAGCAAAG aaGTTGGAATATCTAAAGAGGAAGCCTTAGAAACTCTGCAAATTATAAGAAGAGAATGTCTTACAAATAAAACAAGTTATTCTGTTACAGCTGAGTCAGGCAGGAAGTGTACAGCCCTGGAACTTCTTGAACAGGAGCATACCCAGAACTTCATAATTACCTTCTGTTCAGCACTGGATAATATTCTTGGGGGTGGAATACCCTTAaccaaaacaacagaaatttgtggTGCACCAGGTGTTGGAAAAACACAACTATG TTCTTCTCTTGACAGTATGCAGCTGGCAATAGATGTGCAGATACCAGAATGTTTTGGAGGAGTGGAAGGTGAAGCAGTTTTTATTGATACAGAGGGGAGTTTTATGGTTGATAGAGTGGTAGACCTTGCTACTGCCTGCATTCAGCACCTGCAGCTTATAGCAGGAACACATATGGAAGAAG AGCACCCAAAGGCTTTGCAGGATTTCACTCTTGAAAATATTCTTtcccatatttattattttcgTTGTCGTGACTACACAGAACTACTGGCACAAGTTTATCTGCTTTCAGACTTCCTTTCAGAACACTCAAAG GTTCGATTAGTGATAGTGGATGGTATCGCTTTTCCTTTTCGTCATGACCTAGATGACCTGTCCCTTCGTACTCGATTATTAAATGGCCTAGCCCAGCAGATGATCAGCCTTGCAAACAACCACAGATTAGCT GTAATTTTAACCAATCAGATGACAACAAAGTTTGATAGAAATCAGGCCTTGCTGGTTCCTGCACTGG GGGAAAGTTGGGGACATGCTGCTACAATACGGCTTATCTTTCACTGGGACCAAAAGCAAAG caGGTTGGCGACATTGTACAAATCACCAAGCCAGAAGGAATCTACAGTACCATTTCAGATCACA cCCCAGGGATTTAGAGATGCTATTGTTGCTACTGCATATTCATTGCAAACAGAAGGTTCATTGAATTCCCGGAAGCGATCACGGGACTCAGAGGAAGAACAGGAATCCAAAGACTAG
- the RAD51C gene encoding DNA repair protein RAD51 homolog 3 isoform X10, which yields MRVERITEEAGQVSQNVFEFLRAPEPEASCSQAADASPSVFRLTSQGAADAGVRARLALGARECARRWFEMQRDLVSLPLSPAVRVKLASAGFQTAEELLEVKPSELSKEVGISKEEALETLQIIRRECLTNKTSYSVTAESGRKCTALELLEQEHTQNFIITFCSALDNILGGGIPLTKTTEICGAPGVGKTQLCSSLDSMQLAIDVQIPECFGGVEGEAVFIDTEGSFMVDRVVDLATACIQHLQLIAGTHMEEEHPKALQDFTLENILSHIYYFRCRDYTELLAQVYLLSDFLSEHSKVRLVIVDGIAFPFRHDLDDLSLRTRLLNGLAQQMISLANNHRLAVGDIVQITKPEGIYSTISDHTPGI from the exons ATGAGAGTTGAAAGAATCACGGAAGAAGCGGGACAAGTGAGTCAAAATGTATTCGAGTTCCTTAGAGCCCCAGAGCCCGAGGCCTCGTGCAGCCAGGCCGCGGACGCCTCCCCTTCCGTCTTCCGTCTGACGTCACAGGGCGCGGCCGATGCGGGTGTCCGGGCTCGGCTAGCTCTGGGAGCGCGCGAGTGCGCGCGGAGGTGGTTTGAAATGCAGCGGGATTTAGTGAGTTTGCCGCTGTCCCCGGCCGTGCGAGTGAAGCTGGCGTCTGCAGGTTTCCAGACTGCTGAGGAACTCCTAGAGGTGAAACCCTCCGAGCTCAGCAAAG aaGTTGGAATATCTAAAGAGGAAGCCTTAGAAACTCTGCAAATTATAAGAAGAGAATGTCTTACAAATAAAACAAGTTATTCTGTTACAGCTGAGTCAGGCAGGAAGTGTACAGCCCTGGAACTTCTTGAACAGGAGCATACCCAGAACTTCATAATTACCTTCTGTTCAGCACTGGATAATATTCTTGGGGGTGGAATACCCTTAaccaaaacaacagaaatttgtggTGCACCAGGTGTTGGAAAAACACAACTATG TTCTTCTCTTGACAGTATGCAGCTGGCAATAGATGTGCAGATACCAGAATGTTTTGGAGGAGTGGAAGGTGAAGCAGTTTTTATTGATACAGAGGGGAGTTTTATGGTTGATAGAGTGGTAGACCTTGCTACTGCCTGCATTCAGCACCTGCAGCTTATAGCAGGAACACATATGGAAGAAG AGCACCCAAAGGCTTTGCAGGATTTCACTCTTGAAAATATTCTTtcccatatttattattttcgTTGTCGTGACTACACAGAACTACTGGCACAAGTTTATCTGCTTTCAGACTTCCTTTCAGAACACTCAAAG GTTCGATTAGTGATAGTGGATGGTATCGCTTTTCCTTTTCGTCATGACCTAGATGACCTGTCCCTTCGTACTCGATTATTAAATGGCCTAGCCCAGCAGATGATCAGCCTTGCAAACAACCACAGATTAGCT GTTGGCGACATTGTACAAATCACCAAGCCAGAAGGAATCTACAGTACCATTTCAGATCACA cCCCAGGGATTTAG
- the RAD51C gene encoding DNA repair protein RAD51 homolog 3 isoform X4, whose translation MRVERITEEAGQVSQNVFEFLRAPEPEASCSQAADASPSVFRLTSQGAADAGVRARLALGARECARRWFEMQRDLVSLPLSPAVRVKLASAGFQTAEELLEVKPSELSKEVGISKEEALETLQIIRRECLTNKTSYSVTAESGRKCTALELLEQEHTQNFIITFCSALDNILGGGIPLTKTTEICGAPGVGKTQLCMQLAIDVQIPECFGGVEGEAVFIDTEGSFMVDRVVDLATACIQHLQLIAGTHMEEEHPKALQDFTLENILSHIYYFRCRDYTELLAQVYLLSDFLSEHSKVRLVIVDGIAFPFRHDLDDLSLRTRLLNGLAQQMISLANNHRLAVILTNQMTTKFDRNQALLVPALGESWGHAATIRLIFHWDQKQRLATLYKSPSQKESTVPFQITPQGFRDAIVATAYSLQTEGSLNSRKRSRDSEEEQESKD comes from the exons ATGAGAGTTGAAAGAATCACGGAAGAAGCGGGACAAGTGAGTCAAAATGTATTCGAGTTCCTTAGAGCCCCAGAGCCCGAGGCCTCGTGCAGCCAGGCCGCGGACGCCTCCCCTTCCGTCTTCCGTCTGACGTCACAGGGCGCGGCCGATGCGGGTGTCCGGGCTCGGCTAGCTCTGGGAGCGCGCGAGTGCGCGCGGAGGTGGTTTGAAATGCAGCGGGATTTAGTGAGTTTGCCGCTGTCCCCGGCCGTGCGAGTGAAGCTGGCGTCTGCAGGTTTCCAGACTGCTGAGGAACTCCTAGAGGTGAAACCCTCCGAGCTCAGCAAAG aaGTTGGAATATCTAAAGAGGAAGCCTTAGAAACTCTGCAAATTATAAGAAGAGAATGTCTTACAAATAAAACAAGTTATTCTGTTACAGCTGAGTCAGGCAGGAAGTGTACAGCCCTGGAACTTCTTGAACAGGAGCATACCCAGAACTTCATAATTACCTTCTGTTCAGCACTGGATAATATTCTTGGGGGTGGAATACCCTTAaccaaaacaacagaaatttgtggTGCACCAGGTGTTGGAAAAACACAACTATG TATGCAGCTGGCAATAGATGTGCAGATACCAGAATGTTTTGGAGGAGTGGAAGGTGAAGCAGTTTTTATTGATACAGAGGGGAGTTTTATGGTTGATAGAGTGGTAGACCTTGCTACTGCCTGCATTCAGCACCTGCAGCTTATAGCAGGAACACATATGGAAGAAG AGCACCCAAAGGCTTTGCAGGATTTCACTCTTGAAAATATTCTTtcccatatttattattttcgTTGTCGTGACTACACAGAACTACTGGCACAAGTTTATCTGCTTTCAGACTTCCTTTCAGAACACTCAAAG GTTCGATTAGTGATAGTGGATGGTATCGCTTTTCCTTTTCGTCATGACCTAGATGACCTGTCCCTTCGTACTCGATTATTAAATGGCCTAGCCCAGCAGATGATCAGCCTTGCAAACAACCACAGATTAGCT GTAATTTTAACCAATCAGATGACAACAAAGTTTGATAGAAATCAGGCCTTGCTGGTTCCTGCACTGG GGGAAAGTTGGGGACATGCTGCTACAATACGGCTTATCTTTCACTGGGACCAAAAGCAAAG GTTGGCGACATTGTACAAATCACCAAGCCAGAAGGAATCTACAGTACCATTTCAGATCACA cCCCAGGGATTTAGAGATGCTATTGTTGCTACTGCATATTCATTGCAAACAGAAGGTTCATTGAATTCCCGGAAGCGATCACGGGACTCAGAGGAAGAACAGGAATCCAAAGACTAG
- the RAD51C gene encoding DNA repair protein RAD51 homolog 3 isoform X8, which produces MRVERITEEAGQVSQNVFEFLRAPEPEASCSQAADASPSVFRLTSQGAADAGVRARLALGARECARRWFEMQRDLVSLPLSPAVRVKLASAGFQTAEELLEVKPSELSKEVGISKEEALETLQIIRRECLTNKTSYSVTAESGRKCTALELLEQEHTQNFIITFCSALDNILGGGIPLTKTTEICGAPGVGKTQLCSSLDSMQLAIDVQIPECFGGVEGEAVFIDTEGSFMVDRVVDLATACIQHLQLIAGTHMEEEHPKALQDFTLENILSHIYYFRCRDYTELLAQVYLLSDFLSEHSKVRLVIVDGIAFPFRHDLDDLSLRTRLLNGLAQQMISLANNHRLAGKVGDMLLQYGLSFTGTKSKGWRHCTNHQARRNLQYHFRSHPRDLEMLLLLLHIHCKQKVH; this is translated from the exons ATGAGAGTTGAAAGAATCACGGAAGAAGCGGGACAAGTGAGTCAAAATGTATTCGAGTTCCTTAGAGCCCCAGAGCCCGAGGCCTCGTGCAGCCAGGCCGCGGACGCCTCCCCTTCCGTCTTCCGTCTGACGTCACAGGGCGCGGCCGATGCGGGTGTCCGGGCTCGGCTAGCTCTGGGAGCGCGCGAGTGCGCGCGGAGGTGGTTTGAAATGCAGCGGGATTTAGTGAGTTTGCCGCTGTCCCCGGCCGTGCGAGTGAAGCTGGCGTCTGCAGGTTTCCAGACTGCTGAGGAACTCCTAGAGGTGAAACCCTCCGAGCTCAGCAAAG aaGTTGGAATATCTAAAGAGGAAGCCTTAGAAACTCTGCAAATTATAAGAAGAGAATGTCTTACAAATAAAACAAGTTATTCTGTTACAGCTGAGTCAGGCAGGAAGTGTACAGCCCTGGAACTTCTTGAACAGGAGCATACCCAGAACTTCATAATTACCTTCTGTTCAGCACTGGATAATATTCTTGGGGGTGGAATACCCTTAaccaaaacaacagaaatttgtggTGCACCAGGTGTTGGAAAAACACAACTATG TTCTTCTCTTGACAGTATGCAGCTGGCAATAGATGTGCAGATACCAGAATGTTTTGGAGGAGTGGAAGGTGAAGCAGTTTTTATTGATACAGAGGGGAGTTTTATGGTTGATAGAGTGGTAGACCTTGCTACTGCCTGCATTCAGCACCTGCAGCTTATAGCAGGAACACATATGGAAGAAG AGCACCCAAAGGCTTTGCAGGATTTCACTCTTGAAAATATTCTTtcccatatttattattttcgTTGTCGTGACTACACAGAACTACTGGCACAAGTTTATCTGCTTTCAGACTTCCTTTCAGAACACTCAAAG GTTCGATTAGTGATAGTGGATGGTATCGCTTTTCCTTTTCGTCATGACCTAGATGACCTGTCCCTTCGTACTCGATTATTAAATGGCCTAGCCCAGCAGATGATCAGCCTTGCAAACAACCACAGATTAGCT GGGAAAGTTGGGGACATGCTGCTACAATACGGCTTATCTTTCACTGGGACCAAAAGCAAAG GTTGGCGACATTGTACAAATCACCAAGCCAGAAGGAATCTACAGTACCATTTCAGATCACA cCCCAGGGATTTAGAGATGCTATTGTTGCTACTGCATATTCATTGCAAACAGAAGGTTCATTGA
- the RAD51C gene encoding DNA repair protein RAD51 homolog 3 isoform X3 — protein sequence MRVERITEEAGQVSQNVFEFLRAPEPEASCSQAADASPSVFRLTSQGAADAGVRARLALGARECARRWFEMQRDLVSLPLSPAVRVKLASAGFQTAEELLEVKPSELSKEVGISKEEALETLQIIRRECLTNKTSYSVTAESGRKCTALELLEQEHTQNFIITFCSALDNILGGGIPLTKTTEICGAPGVGKTQLCMQLAIDVQIPECFGGVEGEAVFIDTEGSFMVDRVVDLATACIQHLQLIAGTHMEEEHPKALQDFTLENILSHIYYFRCRDYTELLAQVYLLSDFLSEHSKVRLVIVDGIAFPFRHDLDDLSLRTRLLNGLAQQMISLANNHRLAVILTNQMTTKFDRNQALLVPALGESWGHAATIRLIFHWDQKQSRLATLYKSPSQKESTVPFQITPQGFRDAIVATAYSLQTEGSLNSRKRSRDSEEEQESKD from the exons ATGAGAGTTGAAAGAATCACGGAAGAAGCGGGACAAGTGAGTCAAAATGTATTCGAGTTCCTTAGAGCCCCAGAGCCCGAGGCCTCGTGCAGCCAGGCCGCGGACGCCTCCCCTTCCGTCTTCCGTCTGACGTCACAGGGCGCGGCCGATGCGGGTGTCCGGGCTCGGCTAGCTCTGGGAGCGCGCGAGTGCGCGCGGAGGTGGTTTGAAATGCAGCGGGATTTAGTGAGTTTGCCGCTGTCCCCGGCCGTGCGAGTGAAGCTGGCGTCTGCAGGTTTCCAGACTGCTGAGGAACTCCTAGAGGTGAAACCCTCCGAGCTCAGCAAAG aaGTTGGAATATCTAAAGAGGAAGCCTTAGAAACTCTGCAAATTATAAGAAGAGAATGTCTTACAAATAAAACAAGTTATTCTGTTACAGCTGAGTCAGGCAGGAAGTGTACAGCCCTGGAACTTCTTGAACAGGAGCATACCCAGAACTTCATAATTACCTTCTGTTCAGCACTGGATAATATTCTTGGGGGTGGAATACCCTTAaccaaaacaacagaaatttgtggTGCACCAGGTGTTGGAAAAACACAACTATG TATGCAGCTGGCAATAGATGTGCAGATACCAGAATGTTTTGGAGGAGTGGAAGGTGAAGCAGTTTTTATTGATACAGAGGGGAGTTTTATGGTTGATAGAGTGGTAGACCTTGCTACTGCCTGCATTCAGCACCTGCAGCTTATAGCAGGAACACATATGGAAGAAG AGCACCCAAAGGCTTTGCAGGATTTCACTCTTGAAAATATTCTTtcccatatttattattttcgTTGTCGTGACTACACAGAACTACTGGCACAAGTTTATCTGCTTTCAGACTTCCTTTCAGAACACTCAAAG GTTCGATTAGTGATAGTGGATGGTATCGCTTTTCCTTTTCGTCATGACCTAGATGACCTGTCCCTTCGTACTCGATTATTAAATGGCCTAGCCCAGCAGATGATCAGCCTTGCAAACAACCACAGATTAGCT GTAATTTTAACCAATCAGATGACAACAAAGTTTGATAGAAATCAGGCCTTGCTGGTTCCTGCACTGG GGGAAAGTTGGGGACATGCTGCTACAATACGGCTTATCTTTCACTGGGACCAAAAGCAAAG caGGTTGGCGACATTGTACAAATCACCAAGCCAGAAGGAATCTACAGTACCATTTCAGATCACA cCCCAGGGATTTAGAGATGCTATTGTTGCTACTGCATATTCATTGCAAACAGAAGGTTCATTGAATTCCCGGAAGCGATCACGGGACTCAGAGGAAGAACAGGAATCCAAAGACTAG
- the RAD51C gene encoding DNA repair protein RAD51 homolog 3 isoform X2 translates to MRVERITEEAGQVSQNVFEFLRAPEPEASCSQAADASPSVFRLTSQGAADAGVRARLALGARECARRWFEMQRDLVSLPLSPAVRVKLASAGFQTAEELLEVKPSELSKEVGISKEEALETLQIIRRECLTNKTSYSVTAESGRKCTALELLEQEHTQNFIITFCSALDNILGGGIPLTKTTEICGAPGVGKTQLCSSLDSMQLAIDVQIPECFGGVEGEAVFIDTEGSFMVDRVVDLATACIQHLQLIAGTHMEEEHPKALQDFTLENILSHIYYFRCRDYTELLAQVYLLSDFLSEHSKVRLVIVDGIAFPFRHDLDDLSLRTRLLNGLAQQMISLANNHRLAVILTNQMTTKFDRNQALLVPALGESWGHAATIRLIFHWDQKQRLATLYKSPSQKESTVPFQITPQGFRDAIVATAYSLQTEGSLNSRKRSRDSEEEQESKD, encoded by the exons ATGAGAGTTGAAAGAATCACGGAAGAAGCGGGACAAGTGAGTCAAAATGTATTCGAGTTCCTTAGAGCCCCAGAGCCCGAGGCCTCGTGCAGCCAGGCCGCGGACGCCTCCCCTTCCGTCTTCCGTCTGACGTCACAGGGCGCGGCCGATGCGGGTGTCCGGGCTCGGCTAGCTCTGGGAGCGCGCGAGTGCGCGCGGAGGTGGTTTGAAATGCAGCGGGATTTAGTGAGTTTGCCGCTGTCCCCGGCCGTGCGAGTGAAGCTGGCGTCTGCAGGTTTCCAGACTGCTGAGGAACTCCTAGAGGTGAAACCCTCCGAGCTCAGCAAAG aaGTTGGAATATCTAAAGAGGAAGCCTTAGAAACTCTGCAAATTATAAGAAGAGAATGTCTTACAAATAAAACAAGTTATTCTGTTACAGCTGAGTCAGGCAGGAAGTGTACAGCCCTGGAACTTCTTGAACAGGAGCATACCCAGAACTTCATAATTACCTTCTGTTCAGCACTGGATAATATTCTTGGGGGTGGAATACCCTTAaccaaaacaacagaaatttgtggTGCACCAGGTGTTGGAAAAACACAACTATG TTCTTCTCTTGACAGTATGCAGCTGGCAATAGATGTGCAGATACCAGAATGTTTTGGAGGAGTGGAAGGTGAAGCAGTTTTTATTGATACAGAGGGGAGTTTTATGGTTGATAGAGTGGTAGACCTTGCTACTGCCTGCATTCAGCACCTGCAGCTTATAGCAGGAACACATATGGAAGAAG AGCACCCAAAGGCTTTGCAGGATTTCACTCTTGAAAATATTCTTtcccatatttattattttcgTTGTCGTGACTACACAGAACTACTGGCACAAGTTTATCTGCTTTCAGACTTCCTTTCAGAACACTCAAAG GTTCGATTAGTGATAGTGGATGGTATCGCTTTTCCTTTTCGTCATGACCTAGATGACCTGTCCCTTCGTACTCGATTATTAAATGGCCTAGCCCAGCAGATGATCAGCCTTGCAAACAACCACAGATTAGCT GTAATTTTAACCAATCAGATGACAACAAAGTTTGATAGAAATCAGGCCTTGCTGGTTCCTGCACTGG GGGAAAGTTGGGGACATGCTGCTACAATACGGCTTATCTTTCACTGGGACCAAAAGCAAAG GTTGGCGACATTGTACAAATCACCAAGCCAGAAGGAATCTACAGTACCATTTCAGATCACA cCCCAGGGATTTAGAGATGCTATTGTTGCTACTGCATATTCATTGCAAACAGAAGGTTCATTGAATTCCCGGAAGCGATCACGGGACTCAGAGGAAGAACAGGAATCCAAAGACTAG
- the RAD51C gene encoding DNA repair protein RAD51 homolog 3 isoform X9, with amino-acid sequence MRVERITEEAGQVSQNVFEFLRAPEPEASCSQAADASPSVFRLTSQGAADAGVRARLALGARECARRWFEMQRDLVSLPLSPAVRVKLASAGFQTAEELLEVKPSELSKEVGISKEEALETLQIIRRECLTNKTSYSVTAESGRKCTALELLEQEHTQNFIITFCSALDNILGGGIPLTKTTEICGAPGVGKTQLCSSLDSMQLAIDVQIPECFGGVEGEAVFIDTEGSFMVDRVVDLATACIQHLQLIAGTHMEEEHPKALQDFTLENILSHIYYFRCRDYTELLAQVYLLSDFLSEHSKVRLVIVDGIAFPFRHDLDDLSLRTRLLNGLAQQMISLANNHRLAVILTNQMTTKFDRNQALLVPALGESWGHAATIRLIFHWDQKQRWHFPGEGIGNPLQ; translated from the exons ATGAGAGTTGAAAGAATCACGGAAGAAGCGGGACAAGTGAGTCAAAATGTATTCGAGTTCCTTAGAGCCCCAGAGCCCGAGGCCTCGTGCAGCCAGGCCGCGGACGCCTCCCCTTCCGTCTTCCGTCTGACGTCACAGGGCGCGGCCGATGCGGGTGTCCGGGCTCGGCTAGCTCTGGGAGCGCGCGAGTGCGCGCGGAGGTGGTTTGAAATGCAGCGGGATTTAGTGAGTTTGCCGCTGTCCCCGGCCGTGCGAGTGAAGCTGGCGTCTGCAGGTTTCCAGACTGCTGAGGAACTCCTAGAGGTGAAACCCTCCGAGCTCAGCAAAG aaGTTGGAATATCTAAAGAGGAAGCCTTAGAAACTCTGCAAATTATAAGAAGAGAATGTCTTACAAATAAAACAAGTTATTCTGTTACAGCTGAGTCAGGCAGGAAGTGTACAGCCCTGGAACTTCTTGAACAGGAGCATACCCAGAACTTCATAATTACCTTCTGTTCAGCACTGGATAATATTCTTGGGGGTGGAATACCCTTAaccaaaacaacagaaatttgtggTGCACCAGGTGTTGGAAAAACACAACTATG TTCTTCTCTTGACAGTATGCAGCTGGCAATAGATGTGCAGATACCAGAATGTTTTGGAGGAGTGGAAGGTGAAGCAGTTTTTATTGATACAGAGGGGAGTTTTATGGTTGATAGAGTGGTAGACCTTGCTACTGCCTGCATTCAGCACCTGCAGCTTATAGCAGGAACACATATGGAAGAAG AGCACCCAAAGGCTTTGCAGGATTTCACTCTTGAAAATATTCTTtcccatatttattattttcgTTGTCGTGACTACACAGAACTACTGGCACAAGTTTATCTGCTTTCAGACTTCCTTTCAGAACACTCAAAG GTTCGATTAGTGATAGTGGATGGTATCGCTTTTCCTTTTCGTCATGACCTAGATGACCTGTCCCTTCGTACTCGATTATTAAATGGCCTAGCCCAGCAGATGATCAGCCTTGCAAACAACCACAGATTAGCT GTAATTTTAACCAATCAGATGACAACAAAGTTTGATAGAAATCAGGCCTTGCTGGTTCCTGCACTGG GGGAAAGTTGGGGACATGCTGCTACAATACGGCTTATCTTTCACTGGGACCAAAAGCAAAG ATGgcatttccctggagaaggaattggcaacccgctccagtaa
- the RAD51C gene encoding DNA repair protein RAD51 homolog 3 isoform X5 — MRVERITEEAGQVSQNVFEFLRAPEPEASCSQAADASPSVFRLTSQGAADAGVRARLALGARECARRWFEMQRDLVSLPLSPAVRVKLASAGFQTAEELLEVKPSELSKEVGISKEEALETLQIIRRECLTNKTSYSVTAESGRKCTALELLEQEHTQNFIITFCSALDNILGGGIPLTKTTEICGAPGVGKTQLCSSLDSMQLAIDVQIPECFGGVEGEAVFIDTEGSFMVDRVVDLATACIQHLQLIAGTHMEEEHPKALQDFTLENILSHIYYFRCRDYTELLAQVYLLSDFLSEHSKVRLVIVDGIAFPFRHDLDDLSLRTRLLNGLAQQMISLANNHRLAVILTNQMTTKFDRNQALLVPALAGWRHCTNHQARRNLQYHFRSHPRDLEMLLLLLHIHCKQKVH, encoded by the exons ATGAGAGTTGAAAGAATCACGGAAGAAGCGGGACAAGTGAGTCAAAATGTATTCGAGTTCCTTAGAGCCCCAGAGCCCGAGGCCTCGTGCAGCCAGGCCGCGGACGCCTCCCCTTCCGTCTTCCGTCTGACGTCACAGGGCGCGGCCGATGCGGGTGTCCGGGCTCGGCTAGCTCTGGGAGCGCGCGAGTGCGCGCGGAGGTGGTTTGAAATGCAGCGGGATTTAGTGAGTTTGCCGCTGTCCCCGGCCGTGCGAGTGAAGCTGGCGTCTGCAGGTTTCCAGACTGCTGAGGAACTCCTAGAGGTGAAACCCTCCGAGCTCAGCAAAG aaGTTGGAATATCTAAAGAGGAAGCCTTAGAAACTCTGCAAATTATAAGAAGAGAATGTCTTACAAATAAAACAAGTTATTCTGTTACAGCTGAGTCAGGCAGGAAGTGTACAGCCCTGGAACTTCTTGAACAGGAGCATACCCAGAACTTCATAATTACCTTCTGTTCAGCACTGGATAATATTCTTGGGGGTGGAATACCCTTAaccaaaacaacagaaatttgtggTGCACCAGGTGTTGGAAAAACACAACTATG TTCTTCTCTTGACAGTATGCAGCTGGCAATAGATGTGCAGATACCAGAATGTTTTGGAGGAGTGGAAGGTGAAGCAGTTTTTATTGATACAGAGGGGAGTTTTATGGTTGATAGAGTGGTAGACCTTGCTACTGCCTGCATTCAGCACCTGCAGCTTATAGCAGGAACACATATGGAAGAAG AGCACCCAAAGGCTTTGCAGGATTTCACTCTTGAAAATATTCTTtcccatatttattattttcgTTGTCGTGACTACACAGAACTACTGGCACAAGTTTATCTGCTTTCAGACTTCCTTTCAGAACACTCAAAG GTTCGATTAGTGATAGTGGATGGTATCGCTTTTCCTTTTCGTCATGACCTAGATGACCTGTCCCTTCGTACTCGATTATTAAATGGCCTAGCCCAGCAGATGATCAGCCTTGCAAACAACCACAGATTAGCT GTAATTTTAACCAATCAGATGACAACAAAGTTTGATAGAAATCAGGCCTTGCTGGTTCCTGCACTGG caGGTTGGCGACATTGTACAAATCACCAAGCCAGAAGGAATCTACAGTACCATTTCAGATCACA cCCCAGGGATTTAGAGATGCTATTGTTGCTACTGCATATTCATTGCAAACAGAAGGTTCATTGA